A single genomic interval of Antechinus flavipes isolate AdamAnt ecotype Samford, QLD, Australia chromosome 1, AdamAnt_v2, whole genome shotgun sequence harbors:
- the OMD gene encoding LOW QUALITY PROTEIN: osteomodulin (The sequence of the model RefSeq protein was modified relative to this genomic sequence to represent the inferred CDS: inserted 1 base in 1 codon), with protein sequence MSFLGRLWIIFCFLEVTVYCQYAMYQMDEDYDEEADDEYSPAFYFHSNQDYDISSHRNPLGCAAECFCPLTFPSAMYCDNRKLKTIPKIPTHIEQLYLQFNEIEAVTAHPFANASNLKEINLGHNKIKSHKIERGVFAKLSNLLQLHLEHNDMEDFPSPLPSSLEKLLLGYNEISRVEANAIEGLMNLTTLDLCHNRLQDSSLRENFSQMSKLAQLNLGSNRLESMPPDLPSSLMHLSLENNSISLIPDNYFQRFPKLLALRMSSNNLREVPYDVFNISSLIELNVGHNNLKQAFYIPRSLQHLYMEDNDIEYINVTLMCPRIDPTHYHHLTYIRLDQNRLKEPISSYVLFCFPYIHSIYYGEQKKPDGQMILLRTQVFRRFQEEEEEEGDGEXNEPEGQERGRTEENFDPYFY encoded by the exons ATGAGTTTTCTCGGTCGACTCTGGATCATTTTCTGCTTTCTCGAAGTCACCGTGTATTGTCAGTACGCCATGTACCAGATGGACGAAGACTACGACGAAGAGGCCGACGACGAATATTCACCCGCGTTTTATTTTCACTCCAATCAAGATTACGACATTTCCTCTCACCGAAATCCCCTCGGCTGTGCCGCGGAATGCTTCTGCCCCCTGACCTTTCCGTCCGCCATGTACTGTGACAACCGCAAGCTCAAGACGATCCCAAAGATCCCGACGCACATCGAACAGCTCTACCTCCAGTTCAATGAAATAGAAGCCGTGACGGCCCATCCGTTTGCCAACGCTTCCAACCTGAAGGAAATCAACCTCGGCCACAACAAGATCAAGTCTCACAAGATCGAACGCGGCGTGTTTGCCAAGCTTTCCAATCTCTTACAACTGCATCTGGAGCATAACGACATGGAAGATTTCCCATCTCCTCTTCCTAGTTCTTTAGAAAAACTTCTTCTTGGTTACAACGAGATCTCTAGAGTGGAGGCGAATGCCATCGAAGGCCTGATGAACCTAACCACGCTGGACCTCTGCCACAATCGGCTTCAAGACTCTTCCTTAAGAGAAAACTTTTCCCAAATGAGCAAACTGGCGCAACTCAACTTAGGTAGTAACAGATTAGAGTCGATGCCCCCGGACTTACCTTCCTCGCTCATGCATCTCTCTCTAGAAAATAATTCCATCTCTCTCATCCCGGACAATTACTTCCAAAGGTTCCCCAAGCTTCTCGCTCTAAGAATGTCGTCCAACAACCTGCGGGAGGTTCCCTATGACGTTTTTAACATTTCCAGCCTCATAGAGCTCAACGTGGGACACAACAATCTGAAGCAAGCGTTCTACATCCCGAGAAGCCTGCAACATCTGTACATGGAAGACAATGACATCGAAT ACATAAATGTCACCCTGATGTGTCCCCGAATTGACCCGACGCATTACCACCACTTAACCTACATTCGTCTGGACCAAAACAGGCTAAAAGAACCAATTAGTTCCTACGTGTTGTTCTGCTTCCCTTACATCCACAGTATTTATTACGGGGAACAAAAAAAACCCGACGGGCAAATGATACTGCTGAGGACCCAAGTGTTCCGCAGGtttcaggaagaagaagaagaagaaggagatggag ggaatgagCCTGAGGGGCAGGAGCGGGGAAGAACGGAGGAGAACTTTGATCCTTACTTCTACTAA
- the OGN gene encoding mimecan isoform X1: protein MNTPQAALVWLLLVPWVKPAPPAAQSSPTETFGEIWDYEEPPRDGGDMKRNEILTILHDLQKDESTTEQPERAEAGEMPTCLLCVCLSGSVYCEETDIDAVPPLPKETNYLYARFNKIKKITAKDFADIPNLRRLDFTGNLIEDIEDGAFSRLSLLEELTLAENRLLKLPILPAKLTLFNARHNKLKSKGIKANTFKKLKNLSFLYLDHNDLDSVPPHLPESLRILHLQFNNIADITDDTFCKSNDTRYIRSRVDEIRMEGNPILLGKHPNSFICLKRLPTGTYY, encoded by the exons ATGAATACCCCGCAGGCCGCCTTGGTCTGGCTTCTCCTGGTGCCCTGGGTGAAGCCGGCCCCGCCCGCTGCACAGAGCTCTCCCACAGAGACCTTTGGAGAAATATGGGATTATGAGGAGCCGCCGCGGGACGGGGGAGACATGAAG AGAAACGAGATCCTGACAATCCTACACGACTTACAGAAAGACGAAAGCACGACGGAACAGCCAGAAAGAGCTGAAGCTGGCG AAATGCCGACCTGCCTCCTGTGCGTCTGTCTCAGCGGCTCCGTGTACTGCGAGGAGACGGACATCGATGCCGTGCCCCCCTTGCCCAAGGAGACGAACTACCTGTACGCCCGTTTCAACAAGATCAAGAAGATCACGGCCAAGGACTTTGCGGACATCC CTAACTTAAGAAGGCTCGATTTCACCGGAAACCTGATAGAAGACATAGAGGACGGGGCCTTTTCCAGGCTCTCCCTGCTTGAGGAACTCACGCTTGCAGAGAACCGGCTGTTAAAGCTTCCCATTCTGCCCGCTAAGCTGACTTTGTTTAATGCCAGACACAACAAGCTCAAAAGCAAAGGCATCAAAGCAAACACGTTCAAG AAGCTGAAGAACCTCTCCTTCCTCTATCTGGACCACAACGACCTGGATTCCGTGCCGCCGCATTTGCCTGAGAGCCTGAGAATCCTTCACCTTCAG TTTAACAACATAGCCGACATCACGGATGATACATTCTGCAAGTCCAACGACACGCGCTACATCCGCAGCCGCGTGGATGAGATCAGAATGGAAGGCAACCCCATCCTCCTGGGGAAGCATCCCAACAGTTTCATCTGCCTAAAGAGACTGCCCACTGGAACCTACTATTAA
- the OGN gene encoding mimecan isoform X2, translated as MNTPQAALVWLLLVPWVKPAPPAAQSSPTETFGEIWDYEEPPRDGGDMKRNEILTILHDLQKDESTTEQPERAEAGEMPTCLLCVCLSGSVYCEETDIDAVPPLPKETNYLYARFNKIKKITAKDFADIPNLRRLDFTGNLIEDIEDGAFSRLSLLEELTLAENRLLKLPILPAKLTLFNARHNKLKSKGIKANTFKLKNLSFLYLDHNDLDSVPPHLPESLRILHLQFNNIADITDDTFCKSNDTRYIRSRVDEIRMEGNPILLGKHPNSFICLKRLPTGTYY; from the exons ATGAATACCCCGCAGGCCGCCTTGGTCTGGCTTCTCCTGGTGCCCTGGGTGAAGCCGGCCCCGCCCGCTGCACAGAGCTCTCCCACAGAGACCTTTGGAGAAATATGGGATTATGAGGAGCCGCCGCGGGACGGGGGAGACATGAAG AGAAACGAGATCCTGACAATCCTACACGACTTACAGAAAGACGAAAGCACGACGGAACAGCCAGAAAGAGCTGAAGCTGGCG AAATGCCGACCTGCCTCCTGTGCGTCTGTCTCAGCGGCTCCGTGTACTGCGAGGAGACGGACATCGATGCCGTGCCCCCCTTGCCCAAGGAGACGAACTACCTGTACGCCCGTTTCAACAAGATCAAGAAGATCACGGCCAAGGACTTTGCGGACATCC CTAACTTAAGAAGGCTCGATTTCACCGGAAACCTGATAGAAGACATAGAGGACGGGGCCTTTTCCAGGCTCTCCCTGCTTGAGGAACTCACGCTTGCAGAGAACCGGCTGTTAAAGCTTCCCATTCTGCCCGCTAAGCTGACTTTGTTTAATGCCAGACACAACAAGCTCAAAAGCAAAGGCATCAAAGCAAACACGTTCAAG CTGAAGAACCTCTCCTTCCTCTATCTGGACCACAACGACCTGGATTCCGTGCCGCCGCATTTGCCTGAGAGCCTGAGAATCCTTCACCTTCAG TTTAACAACATAGCCGACATCACGGATGATACATTCTGCAAGTCCAACGACACGCGCTACATCCGCAGCCGCGTGGATGAGATCAGAATGGAAGGCAACCCCATCCTCCTGGGGAAGCATCCCAACAGTTTCATCTGCCTAAAGAGACTGCCCACTGGAACCTACTATTAA